From the Aquarana catesbeiana isolate 2022-GZ linkage group LG10, ASM4218655v1, whole genome shotgun sequence genome, the window actgttctgtctttcataggaggcgggactttgtattaaagaggtcgccgagtaaacaggagattctcctgtatgtaatttgttggccctccctgtcccctccgaggctgcagatgggcatggatcaggctgcactgatagcaatggcgaggctgcattcgtggcaatagtgaggctgcattcatgtcaatggtgaagctgcattcacatcaatagtgaggctgcattcatggcacttgtgaggctgcattcatggctatggtgaggctgcattcatggcaatggtgaggctgcattcatggcaatggtgaggcttgcgttcatggcaatggtgaggtagcattcatggcaatagtgaggctgcattcatgtcagtggtgaAGCTGTATTcaagtcaatggtgaggctgcattcatggcaatagtgaggctgcattcaagcaatggtgaggctgcgttcatggcaatggtgaggcagcatttgtggcaatagtgaggctgcattcatgtcaatggtgaggctgcattcatggcaatggtgaagctgcattcatggcaatggtgaggctgcgttcatgacaatggtgaggcagcattcatggcaatagtgaggctgcattcatgtcagtggtgaagctgtattcatggcaatggtgaggctgcattcatggcaatggtgaggctgcattcatggcaatggtgaagctgcattcgtggcacttgtgaggctgcattcatggcacttgtgaggctgcattcatggcaatggtgaggctgcattcatgtcagtgttgaagctgtattcatggcaatggtgaggctgcattcaggcaatagtgaggctccattcatggcaatggtgaggctgcattcatggcaatggtgaggctgcgttcatggcaatggtgaggcggaattcatggcaatagtgaggctgcattcatgtcagtggtgaagctgtatttatggcaatggtgagactgcattcatggcaatggtgaggcggcattcatggcaatggtgaagctgcattcgtggcacttgtgaggctgtattcatggcaatggtgaggctgcattcatgtcagtggtgaagctgcattcacgtcaatggtgaggctgcattcatggcaatggtgaggctgcaatcgtgacacttgtgaagctgcatttatggcaatggtgaggctgaattcatggcaatggtgaggctgcattcatgtcaatggtgaagctgcattcatgtcaatggggaggctgcattcatggcaatggtgaggctgcattcatggcaatggtgaggctgcgttcatgacaatggtgaggcagcattcatggcaatagtgaggctgcattcatagcagtGGTGaagctgtattcatggcaatggtaaggctgcattcatggcaatggtgaggcagcaTTCATGGCAAAGCTGCATtcgtggcacttgtgaggctgcattcatggcaatggtgaggctgcattcatggcaatggtgaagctgcattcacgtcaatagtgaggctgtattcatggcaatggtgaggctacattgatggcacttgtgaggctgcatccatggcacttgtgaggctgcatttatggcaatggtgaggctgcatttgtggcaatggtgaggcttgtggcaatggtgaggctgcattcatgtcaatggtgaagctgcattcatatcaatggtgaggctgcattaatggcaatggtgaggcagcaTTCATGTCAGTTGTGAAGCtgtattcatgtcaatggtgaggctgcattcatggcactggtgaagcagcattcatggcacttgtaaggctgcattcatggcaatggtgaagctgcattcatggcaatggagaagctgcattcgtggcacttgtaaggctgcattcatggcaatggtgaggctgcatttatggcaatggtgaagctgcatttgtggcacttgtaaggctgcattcatggtaatggtgaggctgcattcatggcaatggtgaggctacattcattggcaatggtgaggctgcagatgggcactgattaggctgcattgataggcactgaccgTTCTTTTTCTTACACCTACACCTACGtcgatttgcacaggagagccaatctgccgcagtataatgatggcggctggtccttaagcggcTAGCCACTGaaacctccttcctaaccagatcaattttcagctttcagtgctttcacactttgaatgacaattactcagtcatacaacactgtacccatatgaattttttgtcctttttttcacacaaatagagctttgagttgtattggtggtatttaatcaccactgggttttttttattttttgcgctataaatgaaaaacaaaaaacaaaaattttgttaaaaaatgaatttttcttaatttctgttataaaatgtagcaaattagtaattttttatcataaattttggccaaattttatactgctacatacagtatctttggtaaaaataactcaaataagtgaatattatttggtctttgtgaaagttatagagtctacaagatatggtgccaatcactgaaaattgatcacaccttatGTGCTGATGACCTGTCTAATTTATtggaccctaacaagccaggatagtacaagtaccccccaaatgacacctttttagaaagtagacggTCCAagttaagaggcatgttgagtttttataatttgtaattttttcccacaattctttgcaaaattaagatttttttttatttctcacacacagcatatgcatgccacaaattacaccctaaaatacattctactactcctcctctgtatggcgataccatatgtgtgagattttttcacagcctggccacatagagaggcccaacatgcagggagttctaggagcataaattgaacatctaatttctagactacctcctacaattttgaaggtcctggaacaccaggacaatggaaacacccaaaaaaagacccattttggaaagtaaacaccccaacgtatattctatgaggcattcatttttgaacatatcatttttttccacaagtttttggaaaatgtgtaaagaaagtgaaaacacattttttttttttttttacacaaagttgtccaattaTAAGATGTTTCTAGCACATAgcgtgtacatagcaaaaattacacccaaaaatacattctgctactcctcctgagtagggggatatcACATGTgggaaacttttacacagcctggccacatacagaggcccaacatgcagggagcaccatcaggtgttcaagggacATACATTTccaatctaatttgactacctattacacttttgtgaggcactgtagtggcatggatgtggcactgatgagaaatgatgcagcatggatgagcactgatgtggcacagatgggaactgatgtggcatgaatgagcaccgatgtggcatggatgtggcacggatgagcactaatgaggtatggatgagaactgatgtggcatggctgtggcacagatgtggcatgaatgagcactgatgtggcacggatgatcactgatgtggaatggatgatcactgaggtggcatggatgagcactgatgtggcatggatgagcactgatgtggcatggatgtggcacgggtgagcactgatgtggcacgaatgatcactgatgtggcacagatgatcactgatgtggcatggatgagccagggatggagcatggatgttgatggatgagccagggatggagcatggatgagcatgaatgtggatggatgattcagggatggagcatgaatgaggatggattatacagggatggagcatgaatgatgATGGATCATTCATGGATGGAGTATGAATGAGCctgggatggagcatgaatgaggatggatgagccagggatggagcatgaacatggatggataagccagggatggagcatgaatgtggatggatgagtcagggatgaagcatgaatgaggatggatgagccagggatggagaatgaatgaggatggatgagccagggatggagcatgaatgtggatggatgagtcagggatgaagcatgaatgaggatggatgagccagggatggagcatgaatgtggatggatgagtcagggatgaagcatgaatgaggatggatgagccagggatggagcatgaatgaggatggatgagccagggatggagcatgaatgtggatggatgagtcagggatgaagcacgaatgaggatggatgagccagggatggagcatgaatgagcccgggatggagcatggatgagcatgaatgagaaagggatggagcatgggtgagcatgaatgtggatggatgagccagggttgGAGCATGAATGAtgatccagggatggagcatgaaggTAGATGGATGAttcagggatggagcatgaatgaggatagaTGATCCAGGGATAGAGCATGaatcaacacagaggaacccttgaaataactttccagtctcaggaaacccctgctaaatcTCTACAATTCATGATGCATTAGTTTGATGGTCAGTCGGTAgaatctcccttacattggtggtcagcaggaagaatgctccttacattggtgatcagtgggtagaatgtccctaaattggtggtcagtgggaagaatgtcccttacattgatggtctgtGGGTAAAATGTCCatacactgatggtcagtgggaagaaggtcccttaaattggtggtcagtgggaagaatgtcccttacattgatggtctgtGGGTAAAATGTCCatacactgatggtcagtgggaagaaggtcccttaaattggtggtcactgggaagaaagctcctcacattggtgatcagtgggtagaatgtcccttatattggaggtcagtaggaagaatgtcccttaaattggtggtcagtgggaagaatgctatgTTAATTATCTTATTGTTTGCTTAACGTGATCAAGCTCTTATCAAATTTTGCGtggcatactgtatatattttgtgtgagtttacaataaagtgagttccaATTTGCATCTAAGCTCATCTTGTCATTGGGTGACATagtcagctataatacctggttcctgagaGGAGGAtgctgtatactgacggaaacacccAAGAGGGGTGCCAAGCCACAGGGGTCCAGAAAAGAATGTGTGTTCTAAGACCCACCTTTCTAACTCACTCATTGTGCTACCCTTGTAATAACCAATAGGCTGTAAAACCAAAAGGGAGGTGCCCCTGGCTCCAGTTCCGCACTTCATTGAACCGAGTGGGTGGTATGGGATTAGGGAAAGCCTACTCGCCTTACCTATACTAGCTGACTGTGAGATTCCGTAGAGAATAAAATAGGAAAGCAGTATGTAATATGTGTAAATTCATATGCATCCCTGTTTTATTCTTGAACGAACCACTGCTTTGATTCTATGAGAGTTTGGTCTAAAAAtgtacattttcaaaaaaataataacaattactGAAAAATGAAAATATGTGGATGTTTTAAGCATTCAAATTGGTGCAACAAATGATCCAACTATGATTATCTcatatgattgtcagctccatctaggggtcatgatgtgttttttttttctttttttaattgaggTATATAGGAAaccaccacattatggccactagatggagttaatGATCATAGGAGAGAATATTACAAACAATATGGTGATCAATGATTATGCTTAAGACATCCGAATGGGAAATCCCTTTCAGAATCTGTCCAAACGCCCTTGTTTCTCATTGCATTGCTGTGCAAGagaattgataaatgtccctcACTAAGTGCCAGACAAGCACAGCCAGTAGACCAGAACTCCCAATATTTACTTTATTACTAGTACTGCTTCAcatattatgtttttttacatgCAATCTGAACCCCAAAAACTTAAACCCACATATCTGcacaccaggggtgttgctaggtctacaaaagatctggggctagagcccatagcagcgtagtaaagaaagtcatatgcttgggcgggcatacacatgtatttacagtaatatacgtgcatgtgtatatatatccccagagagccccccacttacatcagggtccccagagcccccccttacatcagggtccccagagagccccccttacatcagggtccccagagagccatccctcacatcagggtccccagagagccccctccttacatcagagtcctcagagagcctcccccctttcatcagggtacccagagggccccccacttacatcagggttcccagagagccccccttacattatggtccccagagagccttccccttaaatctgggtccctagagaacctctgccttaaaatcagggtccccagagagcctctcccttgcatcagggtccccagagagccccccatttacataagggtccccagagaacctcccctccccttggggaccctagcagagactctgggctattggccccaaattcggggctatagccccaaaagccaccccctagcgacgcccctgctgCACACTATCAATACCACCATACAACATGCAAAATATTCATTTGATAAGTAAAGAATCTGCAACTGTGTTTTATAACAGGATTtaatgttactgtttttttttcctgaaattaatAGTACAACTGTGACAACAGAAGAAAAGTAAAGGAACTCATTTGTCAATTAATCTAAAGAAAGACATGCATCAGACATGATATAGTTTATATATATCAGTCAGCTTCTACCTATCTTTCTCCTCATGCACTACAATATATTAAAAGGAAAAATCTGATGCTGTCTATGGAAACACAAACTGAGACCACCCTACTGGGACTCTGTGACTTagccattcagggcaaagtgacaggttctcttataACAACTGCCCACCCCACTGCTGATACCTTTACCGTCTTCCCCCACACTACATTCCTCTAATGGAGCTCAGAAGTCCTAAACCAACCATGTGTAAGCTCTGTGTCAGATGGTGTTGTAGCTTACACCACGTTAAATTGTATGTATAGGCAAAATGCTTTTTTGTACATTTTGGATCAATTAGGGAAGGCTTGGAAAACCTGCCACAATTTATTACTGTCTTTGCCTCCATTCAAAAGGTTCCCCCGAAGACAGAacgtgatgggaaatccaaacttTTAGGTTTGCCATCAGAACAAGAGATGAGGCGAAATCTTCCGACAGGCATTTCTGTTTTCGGTGACTACGGTCTAAAAGTGGATATGCTCTCAGTTTTGTAAAGATTTCATATTACTTCTCGTTGGTTTCTGGAAAACTCCACAACAGGACACCTATAGAACAAAACATGAGCTgaaaggggttttaaccctccctacGGAAAACGAAAGCAAGCCTTTCAGGTGGGCCTCCTAAACCCAAGCACTGCAATCCTGGGTGGAGCTCCCATGCTCCCCCAAATCTGGAAGCACCAGGTTTTCAGTAAGTGCTCCAATGGAGCAACATGGGAAAGCAGCAAAGGTATCAGTGGATggattatttttaacattttgcccTTATTTGCCCAAGTGACATTCTCTTTAATATAAAAGGGTCCAGACAAATTAACGTGCAGAACTTATTACATCTTTTCTTAAATGAGACGGGGTACCTGGCTTTGAAGGTTAGCTATGAAAGGATGTGGTTCTACAAAACTATAACTTTGTGTTAGCAGAAAAAATATGGTTCCAACTGCCACACCTGTACAGGGTTAGAGCAGAGTTAACATCTTTCAGCTCTCCTGAGGGGGTAGTGCAGACAGATTTTAAGATGGGACAAGGACTGTGTGAAGTTGTCTTgtcgtaaaaaaacaaaaatggtaagCTTGAAACAGTCCCTCCCGATCTTCCTTCAAGAGTACACCGTACAAAGCCATAGGACATGGATCAAGAACAtgctctataccagtgatggcaaaccttggcaccccagatgttttggaactacatttcccatgatgctcatgcattctgaagtgtatttgagcatcatgggaaatgtagttccaaaacatctggggtgccaaggttcaccatcactgctctatacagtgagaaaaaaaaatatttttgtactcAATGTGAAAACCTTCTCTTGGAGTCTACTGAGAGACACAGAACATCTTTGACCTTTGGTTATATCACTGCCTACAGAAGGACTGGACACTGGCAATCCCAAAAATTGTAAGCCAGCCCAGAATACCTGTACCACTATGAgcatgccttgttttttttttgcaaagagcaTGATAAAGAACATAGAGAAGTGGCACCAGCGTCCCTCAGTAGACTCTAAGAAAAGAATTTTAAGGTGGGTATAAAAATCCAGAGAGGCACAAGAAGTCTTTCACCATTGGGGTGTCCAAAAGAAGTCCAATCTAATGGTTTTCAACTAGCAAACGTTAATGACCCAAGAACAACAGTAAATTGCAGCTCAAAAAACAGCTGAGGAAGTACAGCTGGCATCAAATAAGGCTGCAAACTCCTCCTGGTAAAACAGAAACAAGAGGAACAGAAAACCAGTTGGCAGCTTTGCTTAGGGAACTGATGCATGATGCCAGTGAGGCAAGATATGCACACAACCAGTGAAGTACGTCTTAACAGGGGTGGGAGCAACGCATCCTGATGTCCTGAGCCATCCAAAGGTAGAACGAGAGCTAAATGACCCAACAGGTGCCATCTCAGATGCCCAACACAAGCGGGATGATTTGCTAAAAGCACACTTTGCaagggcaaggaaatttgccccggagcttagtaaatgaggtgaagccctGCTGACGTCTACCATCTATTCATGTACAAACGAAAAATGCAGTCAcccacatgattgggtattctttgcaaagtggaacttgaccacattcactaagctcttctATCCTCTTCAGGAGGATAGAAGAAGCGGTTTTCACCGCGAAACCAGTAGAGGAATTTTCTATACCCCACTCTTACAGAAATATTACGGGGAAACCCGTCAATAGTTAGTCATATGCggtgtatacatatatttatatatattttttaaagaacattttttgtatgttgttactgaataaaatttgaattttatataattgtatatattttattttatttatagaatTTTGTATATTGTATTGTGATTGTAtcaagtaccgagatagtccatttaaTTTTCTCAGGTGGTTATGTGTATTGGTCAACCTCAGCAACTGCCCTCACATCCCCACCTCCCTTATTTCTATATGTCAGCTTGGATGATGGTACCTTCATATTGTAAATGATCCAATAATATGTCAGGCTATACTCAAAAATCTAATAACATGGTGTACGAACTGAACAAAACAAAATAAGAATATGGATCTCAGTGTAGGTCCTCTGTAAGGATAGTGTGAGCCTTGTGAGGTGAGTTTAGGTTCCCTAACTGTAAAAAGCTCtttaaagaacaaaatgttacaatgtttatagttagctcagcagctgaggaatgttttgaaacttggcagactgcctgttttctttttttttggacagctgtcgtttgagcagagaactctgcatagaatcgggtaaatgctttgttaagatcgcgtgggtggaaaaaaaattgcgatcttgATTCCTactgattaatcgtgcagctctagtgaatATTGTGATGTCTTTTAAGGTTACCTACTTGAGAGAAGCTCTTCCCACATTTTTACATTTAGCCTCCTTCCCCGTGTGCGTGCTTTGATGTCTCTTTAGGTGACATAATTGAGAGTAGCTCTTCCCGCACTCCGTACATTTACAGGGTTTGTCCTCCATGTGAGTCTGCTGATGTAGCTTGAGGTGCCCTAATTGTGAAAAGCTATTTCCGCACTCCTTACATTTATATGACATCTTCCCTGTGTGAATACTGTGATGCCTTTTTAGATTCCATACTTGAGAGAAACTCTTCCCGCACTCCTTACATGTataaggcttctcccctgtgtgagtcctGTCATGAGAATGCAGGTGCCCCACTCGGGAGAAACTTTTCCCACACTTTTTACATTTGtagggcttctcccctgtgtgagtcctGCGATGAATGTTCTGACTCCCTACTTGCGGGAAGCTCTTACTGCGCTCCTTATATTTATATGGTGTCTCTCCTGTATGAGTGCTCTGATGTCTTTTTAGGTGCCCTAATTGAGAGAAGCTCTTCCCGCACTCCTTACATGTATAaggcctctcccctgtgtgagtccTGTCATGAATATGCAGGTGCCCCACTCGAGAGAAACTTTTCCCACACTTTTTACATTTGtagggcttctcccctgtgtgagtcctGCGATGAATGTTCTGACTCTCTACTTGCGGGAAGCTCTTACTGCACTCCTTACATGTATAaggcctctcccctgtgtgagtccTGTCATGAATCTTCAGTTTTCCCACTTGAGAGAAGCTTTTCTCGCACATTTTACATTTATAGGACTTGTTCCCTGTGTGAGTCCTGTCATGAATATTCAGTTTTCCCACTTGAGAGAAGCTTTTCTCACACTTTTTACATTTGTAGGGCTTCTTGTGAGTTCTGTCATGAATATTCAGATGTTGTACTTGGGAGAAGCTTTTCCCGCACGTTTTACATTTATATGGTTTGTCACCTGTGTGGGTACGCTGATGTCTTTTTAGGTGCCCTAGTTGAGAGAAACTCTTCCCGCACGCCTTACATGTATAaggcctctcccctgtgtgagtccTGTCATGAATATTCAGACTTCCTACTCGGGAGAAGCTTttcccacactttttacatatatatGGCCTCTCCTTTGGCTGAGTCAGGTGATGTCTCGTCAGATTTGCTAATATAGAGAAGCTCTTCCCGCACTCCTTACATGTATAaggcctctcccctgtgtgagtccTGTCATGAATATTCAGTTTCCCCACTTGAGAGAAGCTTTTCTCGCACGTTTTACATTTTAAGGGCTTCTTCCCTGTGTGAGTCCTGTCATGAATATTCAGATGTTGTACTTGGGAGAAGCTTTTCCCGCACTTTTTACATTTATATGGTTTGTCACCTGTGTGGGTACTCTGATGTCTTTTTAGGTGCCCTAGTTGAGAGAAACTCTTCCCGCACGCCTTACATGTATAaggcctctcccctgtgtgagtccTGTCGTGAATATTTAGATTTCCTACTCGGGAGAAGCTTttcccacactttttacatataaaTGGCCTCTCCTTTGGGTGAGTCAGGTGATGTCTCGTCAGATTTGCTAATATAGAGAAGCTCTTCCCGCACTCCTTACATGTATAaggcctctcccctgtgtgagtccTGTCATGAATATTCAGTTTCCCCATTTGAGAGAAGCTTTTCTCGCACTTTTTACATTTATAGGTCTTGTTCCCTGTGTGAGTCCTGTCATGAATATTCAGATTTGCTACTCGGGAGAAGCTTTTCCCACACTTTTTACATTTATATGGCCTCTCCTTTGGGTGAGTCGGGTGATGTCTCGTCAGATTTATTAATATAGAGAAGCTCTGCCCACACTTTTTACATTTATatggcctctcccctgtgtgagtccCGTGGTGACTATTCAGATGTCCTATATGGGAGAAGCTCTTCCCGCACACCTTACATTTATatggcctctcccctgtgtgagtccTGTGGTGACTATTCAGATGTCCTATATGGGAGAAGCTCTTCCCGCACACCTTACATTTATATGGCCTCTCCACTAAATGAGTCATTTGATGTGATTTTTTGTGTCTTAATGGTGAAAATACTTTTCTGTACTCTACAGATTTGAAGGATCTCTCCTCTGCTTGAGCCCCATTGCGTGTCTTTACATCCCCTACAAAGTACTTATCACACTCCTTACACAGAGAAGCCCTTTCCTCTGAAACTAACACTTGATGTCCCTTTAGACTTGCTGAGACACTGACGTTTTTTCCACACTTTTTGCATAGCTGTGGTCCACCCGTTGCCAGCTGTACCTGTAGCCCTCGTCTGGTTTCGTCTTCTGTGTGACCTGAACTATCTCCAGAAAACCTCTCAGTAGGTTTGTATTGTGGCTTTTGTGCTAAACCATCTCTACGTGACCTTAAGTTATTTGTGGCTAATTTGTCTTTATAGACTTGATTTCTCTTATGGTTTTCCTTCCTTGAAATGTTCCGTAGTGCAGAGGGATTGCCTACTGATTCTTCTGGAAGAGCAGACGAGGTGTGATTTTCTGTAGGTTTTGCTATACAGGGCCGCTGTTCTATTCCAGAACCTCTCACAGGTACAGAGCGCTTTGACTGAAGGTGCTTGCTTAGAGAGTCTTCATTACTAAAAGCTATTTCGCACCACTGAGAAGggtggatgtctgctgtctgtctttgtactaaaacaaaaaaaaaaaaaaactcagttagCTCCCAGTAAAATGTAGTCCTAAGAGATAGAGCCTTTGCAAAAGTTAGACAATTAGGACCTTTCTGATATTTTATGTTAGCCAGTAAGCCCGGCCAGAACTCAAGCCAACCAACCAGGATAGATCTCAAATCAGTCCCAGTCTGTCAGGTAAGAACTTAAACCAGTCCGTCAGGCCAGAACTCAACTCAGCCAACCAGGCCAGAACACAAACAAGTCTGTCAGGTCAGAACTCAAATCAGTCTGTCAGGTAAGAACTTAAACCAGTCCATTAGGTCAGAACTTAACTCAGCCAACCAGACCAGAACATAAAAAAGGCTGTCAGGTAAGAGCTCAAATGAGTCTGTCAGGTATGAACCTAAACCAGTCCACCAGGCCAGAACATAACTCAGCCAACCAGGCCAGATCTCAAACCAGTCCGTCAAGTCAGAAGTGGAACCAGTCCGTCAGGCCA encodes:
- the LOC141109831 gene encoding uncharacterized protein; its protein translation is MDEERSSMDKECGNMDEERCNIGYNLISKKRIIYVELNDLQDNDFLSSREEECSNTDEEHSKMDEECSNTDEEHCNTNEERSNTDEEHCNTNEERSNTNEERSNTDEERSNTDEEHCNADEERSNANEVRNNTNEECSNTDEEHCNTDEERSKTDEEHSNTDEEHCNTNEERSNTDKEHCNTDEERSNTDEEHCNADEERSNANEVRNNTNEECSNTDEEHCNTDEERSKTDEEHSNTDEEHCNTNEERSNTDKEHCNTDEEHCNTNEERSNTDKEHCNTDEERSNTDEEHSNTDEERSNTNEERSNMDEGCCNGYNLRSKKRIMYMELNDLQDDDFLFCEECQDFFLEECKKHGAPVFIPDSIVKLGTEHRAELTLPPSLSIRISGIPHADLGIWNEGGIIPKGTYFGPFEGIPTGEETASSSGYAWRITQGKDHYAYIDATDEHNSNWLRYVNCARYEEEQNLIAFQYHQKIYYRSCRDILPHTELLVWYGEEYGKELGIRWDTLWKHKASSKAFSNEDSLSKHLQSKRSVPVRGSGIEQRPCIAKPTENHTSSALPEESVGNPSALRNISRKENHKRNQVYKDKLATNNLRSRRDGLAQKPQYKPTERFSGDSSGHTEDETRRGLQVQLATGGPQLCKKCGKNVSVSASLKGHQVLVSEERASLCKECDKYFVGDVKTRNGAQAEERSFKSVEYRKVFSPLRHKKSHQMTHLVERPYKCKVCGKSFSHIGHLNSHHRTHTGERPYKCKVCGKSFSHIGHLNSHHGTHTGERPYKCKKCGQSFSILINLTRHHPTHPKERPYKCKKCGKSFSRVANLNIHDRTHTGNKTYKCKKCEKSFSQMGKLNIHDRTHTGERPYTCKECGKSFSILANLTRHHLTHPKERPFICKKCGKSFSRVGNLNIHDRTHTGERPYTCKACGKSFSQLGHLKRHQSTHTGDKPYKCKKCGKSFSQVQHLNIHDRTHTGKKPLKCKTCEKSFSQVGKLNIHDRTHTGERPYTCKECGKSFSILANLTRHHLTQPKERPYICKKCGKSFSRVGSLNIHDRTHTGERPYTCKACGKSFSQLGHLKRHQRTHTGDKPYKCKTCGKSFSQVQHLNIHDRTHKKPYKCKKCEKSFSQVGKLNIHDRTHTGNKSYKCKMCEKSFSQVGKLKIHDRTHTGERPYTCKECSKSFPQVESQNIHRRTHTGEKPYKCKKCGKSFSRVGHLHIHDRTHTGERPYTCKECGKSFSQLGHLKRHQSTHTGETPYKYKERSKSFPQVGSQNIHRRTHTGEKPYKCKKCGKSFSRVGHLHSHDRTHTGEKPYTCKECGKSFSQVWNLKRHHSIHTGKMSYKCKECGNSFSQLGHLKLHQQTHMEDKPCKCTECGKSYSQLWSLTIHDRTHTGERPYTCKKCGKSFSLAGNLTVHDRIHTGERPYKCKKCGKSFSQVGSLTIHDRTHTGERPYTCKKCGKSFSLAGNLTVHDRTHTGERPYKCKTCGMSFSILGSLKRHHRTHTGERPYTCKKCGKSFSYAGNLTVHDRIHTGERPYTCKKCGKSFSQAGSLTVHDRTHTGERPYTCKKCGKSFSQAGSLTIHDRTHTGERPYTCKKCGMSFSFLGSLKRHHRTHTGERPYTCKKCGKSFSYAGNLTVHDRIHTGERPYKCKECGKSYSQVHRLKKHHNTHTG